A genome region from Eurosta solidaginis isolate ZX-2024a chromosome 2, ASM4086904v1, whole genome shotgun sequence includes the following:
- the LOC137239208 gene encoding protein anon-37Cs, which yields MRYIRCASRKLYNTKLLSHISKNSYPINNNGNKPKNEVDVVVVGAGLAGLSAANHLIENGFQQTIVLEATERCGGRIISKQFGDAYCELGAKWVPINASKDTVYNMIQNMRGLQKKVIPAKDRMFVNLYGEKVDKKLPELIDILYKRLCTHIQFEEKYKTGEIEDLDSVHTYFKAETSKLVHSIFKGHDQETANEIFNSLIKEFGSLLGCSLEYLNIEHITKLRSGASNENFIYIPTGLDNILSLLTKNLAKKQLRIGKPVAQINWYIPTKVGEKSVACVDGDVYPADHIICTVPLGVLKIFSENMFRPALPPNKMNSINKLGYGSPVKIYLEYEKNIESWLCSSLRPIWTGDNGKSELAWTKQIVEIAKMPKSNRVVEVVIGGAFYDKIEKLPDLEVLVEITKLMRNLLKNSNIPYPTSMLRSNWGSLACYLGGRPYFSTGSTINDVFTLAEPLGAMKSLLFAGDATIVEGFGTVDGAHKSGIREAQRIIDHYNSQLMG from the exons ATGAGATA CATAAGATGTGCTAGTAGAAAACTTTATAACaccaaactgcttagtcatataTCTAAGAACAGTTATCCAATTAATAATAATGGCAATAAACCGAAGAATGAAGTTGACGTGGTCGTGGTAGGCGCAGGCCTTGCAGGACTCTCAGCAGCAAATCATTTAATCGAAAATGGCTTCCAGCAAACCATAGTGTTAGAAGCAACCGAACGTTGTGGAGGACGTATCATTTCAAAACAATTTGGTGATGCATACTGCGAGCTGGGCGCAAAATGGGTACCAATAAATGCAAGCAAAGATACCGTCTATAATATGATACAAAATATGCGGGGATTGCAGAAAAAAGTGATACCAGCAAAAGATCGCATGTTTGTAAATCTATATGGAGAAAAAGTGGACAAGAAACTGCCAGAACTAATAGATATACTTTATAAGCGACTGTGTACGCACATACAGTTCGAAGAGAAATACAAAACGGGAGAGATTGAGGATTTAGATAGCGTGCATACTTATTTTAAGGCAGAAACGTCCAAACTTGTGCATTCGATATTCAAGGGTCACGATCAGGAAACAGCAAACGAAATATTCAACTCATTAATAAAAGAGTTTGGCAGCTTACTGGGCTGCTCGCTGGAGTATTTGAATATCGAACACATAACCAAGCTAAGAAGTGGTGCGAGTAATGAGAACTTCATTTATATACCCACAGGACTAGATAATATTTTAAGTTTGCTCACAAAAAACTTGGCTAAAAAGCAACTGCGTATTGGAAAACcagtagcacaaattaactggtACATACCAACGAAGGTGGGCGAGAAATCTGTAGCATGTGTTGATGGTGACGTCTATCCTGCAGATCACATAATATGCACTGTACCCTTGGGTGTGCTGAAAATCTTTTCCGAAAACATGTTTAGACCTGCATTGCCGCCAAATAAAATGAATTCGATCAACAAACTAGGTTATGGTAGTCCTGTAAAAATTTATCTggaatatgaaaaaaatatcgAATCATGGTTATGTAGCAGTTTACGCCCAATATGGACTGGAGATAATGGCAAAAGCGAATTGGCGTGGACGAAACAAATTGTAGAAATAGCAAAAATGCCAAAAAGTAATCGCGTAGTTGAGGTTGTTATTGGTGGCGCATTTTATGACAAAATTGAAAAGTTGCCCGATCTTGAAGTGCTCGTAGAAATAACCAAATTAATGCGTAATTTATTGAAAAACTCCAACATACCATATCCCACATCAATGTTGCGTTCCAATTGGGGCTCGCTAGCATGTTATTTAGGCGGTCGTCCTTACTTTTCCACTGGCAGTACAATCAATGATGTATTCACACTCGCCGAGCCATTGGGAGCAATGAAAAGTTTACTATTTGCTGGCGATGCAACAATAGTAGAAGGTTTCGGTACGGTGGATGGTGCACACAAGAGTGGTATTAGAGAAGCGCAACGCATAATCGATCATTATAATAGCCAGTTGATGGGGTAA